One Thermoanaerobacter pseudethanolicus ATCC 33223 genomic window, GTGATAGCGATAGTAGGGTATACAAATGCAGGAAAATCCACGCTGCTTAATGCTTTAACTAATGCGGAAGTGTACGTAGAAGATAAATTATTTGCAACCCTTGACCCTACTGCGCGAAGACTTGTTTTGCCTTCAGGGAGAGAAGTGATTTTGATTGATACTGTAGGTTTTATTAGAAAATTGCCCCACGACCTAGTGGAAGCTTTTAAATCTACATTGGAAGAGGCTAAATATGCAGATCTATTGCTTCATGTAATTGATGTGACTTCGCCAGATATGGAGGAAAAGATAAAGGTTGTAGAAAAGGTTCTTTCAGATTTAGATGTTATTAATACTCCAAGAATAAATGTTTTTAATAAAATTGACCTTTTAGATGTAGTGCCAAAAGGGAATGAAAAAGAAATTTACATTTCTGCTAAAAACAAAATAGGACTTGATAAATTATTGCAGGCAATAGAAAAAGAGATTTTTAAAGACGTAGAAATAGTTAATTTCCTCCTGCCTTATGATAAAACCAAAGAATACAATTATTTAAAAGAAAAAACAAAAGTAATTGAAGAAAGTTATGATGAAAAAGGGATAATAATAAAAGCGGAGGTACAAAAAGAAACAAAAGAAAGATTTAAAGATTTTATCATCGTTTAATAGCATTGTATTCTGCTTTTTCTTGAGCTTTTACATTTTTAACTATTTGAACAATTTTTTTATAAGCTTTTTGCGTACCATAAATGACTAAAGGCCTTCCTATAACAGGAAATTTTAAGGCTATAGAAGTAAATCCTCCAATCTTCATGATCCAATTGGTAGCAGCAGTAGTGTCAATTAACAGAAGACCTTCATTTGTGTTAAAAATATGATAATACAAATCTTTGAGAGCTGGTTCAATCAATTTTTTAGCATTTTTTACTCCCATAGAGTATATATTGTTTCCATACTCATCTGTGCCAATTGGGACAATGTGACCAGGGTCGTTTTGACCATTTAATTTATCAAACAAAGGTATGTTTTCTATTTCTTCTCGAGAGGGAATTTTGTCCATTGACAGTTTTCCGGTATGTATATAAGCGGCTATAACAGAAGTATGTGTTCCACCATAACAGTGATAAATTATATGCATTTAAAACTCTCCTTCCTTGTTTTGTACATTAGATATTTTTTATTAATTTGAAGATTTTTATACTGGTAAATTAATTTTATGATGGGAAAATTAAATTTTGATGTATAATTGTGGAGATATGCGGAAAAATAAAAATAAAATTAAAAATTTGAGAAGGAATTTAAGAGTTTTTAAAGAATATTATATTAAGAGAAAAAATAAAAATTTTAGGGGGCTTGGAAATGTTAATAAGAGATTGCGCTGGAGGAGTTGTATTTAAAGGAGATAATGTATTCATCCTCAAAAATGAGAAGGGGGAGTGGGTGTTACCAAAAGGGGTTATTAGAAATAATGAATTGCCTATTGATGTGGCCATAAGAAGAGTCTGTGCTGAAACAGGTCTTAAATCTGTTGAAGTCCTTTCTACTGCTGGTGAAACCAGCTACGAATTCTATTCTGTTACCCGTCAACGTCCTGTCTTTAATAAAATCATTTGGTATCTCATGACTACCGCCGATGAGGAATTTAATATTAGCAAGGAAGATGGTTTTGTTGATGGAGGATTTTATCCTATAGACAAGGCTTTGGAGATGATTACCTATAGTCAAGACAAATCACTTGTAAACGTTTCTTACTTTAAATATAAGACGTTGACGAAGGCTCTGGCATAAAGCGGAAAAGCTTTAATAAAGCCTAATAAAGCCTAATAAAGCCTAATAAAGCCGGCAACGGCTTTATTTTTTGATTATAATTTGGTATAATGACAAAGGGGTGCTATTTTGGCTAAAAGTTATAAAACACTATATTCTTACGGAGTTGCTGAAATTGAAATAAAGCGTTCCAAATTTATTGGACATGCTAAACCAGTTTCTTCAGAGGAAGAGGCAATAAAATTTATAGAGGAAATTAGGGCAAGTCACAGAATGGCAACCCATAACGTTTACGCTTATGTTATTGGAGAAAATGATGAAATTCAGCGTTTTAGTGATGATGGAGAGCCTTCTGGCACAGCAGGCATACCTGTATTAAATGTAATAAAAAAAGAAGGATTAAAAAACGTTGTTGTTGTAGTTACAAGGTATTTTGGCGGAATATTGTTAGGAGCAGGAGGCTTAGTGAGAGCTTATACAAAAGGGGCAAAAGTAGGTATTGATGCTGCTGGAATAATAGAAAAAATACCTGCGAAAAGTGTTATACTCACTTTTGATTATACTTTCCTGGGAAGAATTCAAAATGAGCTTTTAAAAAAAGGTTATTACATTAAGGATATTATATATTCAGATAGAGTTTCTATAGTATTACATATTGAAGAAGACCATCTATTAGAATTTCAAACTTTTATAAATGATTTGACAAGTAAAAGGTGTGATATAAAAATTGAGGAAGATGTATACCTTTTTAAAAAAGGCGATGAATATTATGGGACATAAACTTTATCCCTTATAAAAGGAAGAGAGAAAAGTAAATGGGGGCGCATTAATTAAGACCCTATTGAATTTAGGAGGTTAAAAAGAATGGAGTGGGATTATTCCTACATAGATTACGTGGAAGAAGCTATGAAAAGAAAGGTGTGGGCTGTAGTAGGAGCACTCCCTCGAGAGAGTAAATATGGCTATCAAATTTATCGAACTCTTAAATTGAACGGGTATACAGCTTATCCTGTTAATCCAAAATTTCAAGAAGTAGATGGAGATCCTTGCTATGAGTCTTTATCGAGCTTACCTGTAATACCAGAAGTTGTAGATATGGTAGTTCCTCCTAATAGAGGTGGACAGTACCTAGAGGAAGCGGCAAAATTAGGTGTGGAATTTATTTGGTTCCAACCGGGGGCAGAAAGTGAGGAACTGGTGGAAAAAGCTAAAAACCTTGGGCTAAAAGTTATTTATAATACCTGTGTAATGTTGGAAACCGATAAGAGGAAGTAAGAGGAGAGCCATCTCCTCTTATTTGATTATTTGCGAGGTTTTGAGAAAAATTCGTATATTCCCATACAGAATAAAAAAACAGCGAATATTTTTTTTAATATAAAGGCTTTTGTGATTGCTGCTATAATAGCTCCAACAAAACTTCCTATCATTCCACCTATTATTATAAGCAATATGATTTTATACTTTATGTTTTTACTTTTAAAATGGTATATTAATGCGATAATTGCTGTAGGAATAAAAGAAAAAAGATTAACGCTTTGAGCAATGTGTTGCTCGGTTCCAATAAAGATTGTCAAGGCAGGAATGAGAATTGTCCCTCCTCCAATTCCCATTCCTCCTACAATTCCTGAAAAAAGTCCTATTAGAAATAGTTTCATGATATCCACATCCTGACGGAAGCTATAAGCATTATTATTCCAAAAATTTTTCTTAATAAAGGTATGGAGAGTTTATTAAGAAAATATGCGCCAATAATTCCTCCTATCGTACTTCCTATAGCTATGTTAATAGTTAAAGGGATGTCGATTATTTTATTTTGCAAATACACTAAGCTACTGACTAGAGTGATAGGAAGTATAATTGAAATTGCTGTAGCATGAGCCTTATGGTCTTCTATGCCAAGCAAAAATACCAATGCTGGGACTATTAAAGTGCCTCCTCCTGTACCTAAAAGACCGTTTACGATACCAGTTATAAAGCCTATAGAGAAAAGTTTTAGTTTATCAGTCATTTTTATCACCTTTTACAGCTTGATATTATTATTTTTTCACTAAATTCTTTTGATATTCTAATTTCCATTTGACATGTTTAGCTTAGAAAGTTTAAAATTTTTATAGTAATGTGCAAATGGAGGTAAATTTTATGATTGCCAACAATGTTTTTGAGCTGATTGGAAAAACGCCAGTTGTTAAGTTAAATAAAATTGTTGAAAAAGAATGGGCGGAAATTTATTTAAAATTAGAATTTTTTAATCCGGCAGGCAGTGTTAAAGATAGGGTAGCTTTTTCCATGATAGAAAAGGCAGAAAAAGAAGGAAAATTAAAAAAAGGAAGTGTAATTATTGAACCTACCAGCGGAAATACAGGGATAGGGTTAGCGATGGTAGGGGCAGCAAAAGGGTATAAGGTAATAATAGTTATGCCCGATACTATGAGTATGGAAAGAAGAATGCTTTTAACGGCATATGGGGCAGAAGTAGTTCTTACCCCTGGCAAATTGGGGATGGAAGGCGCTATAAAAAAAGCGGAAGAATTAGTAAGGCAGAATAAAAACTATTTTATGCCACAACAGTTTGAAAATTTTGCAAATCCGTTAATTCATGAAGAGACTACTGCCAAAGAGATAATTGAAGATTTTAACGAAGGACTTGATGTTTTTGTTGCAGGTGTAGGTACGGGAGGAACTATTACAGGAGTAGGAAAAATATTAAAAAATAAATTTTCTAATATAAAAATTATTGGAGTAGAGCCCTATTCAGCAGCAGTACTTTCTGGTAAAGAGCCTGGTCCTCATAAGATTCAAGGGATTGGGGCAGGCTTCATTCCTAAGGTGTTAGATAAAAATGTCATAGATGAAGTAATTGCTGTAAAAGATGAAGATGCCTTTGAGGTGACTCGTCTTTTAGCAAAAAAAGAAGGCATACTTGGAGGAATTTCTACAGGTGCTTCCTTATGGGCAGCAATTGAAGTTGCTAAGAAATTAGGCAAAGGTAAAAAGGTTTTAGCAATAGCTCCTGACAGTGGAGAGAGGTATTTAAGCACACAACTTTTTAGAGAGGATTAGATTTACAAGCCTTATATTATTGTGTTAAAATATTTTAGACACAGTAAAGGAGGTTTTTTTATGTCAGGGCATTCAAAATGGGCTAATATAAAACACAAAAAAGAGAAAATGGACGCTAAAAAGGGGAGAATTTTTACAAAGCTTACCAAAGATATTATAAAAGCGGCTAAAGAAGGCGGTGGAGACCCTAACACTAACAGTAAATTAAGAGATGCTATAGAAAAGGCAAAAGCTAATAATTTGCCAAATGAAAATATACAAAGGGCTATTAAAAAAGGTACCGGTGAATTAGGAGGAGCTAATTTAGAAGAAGTAATATATGAAGGATACGGTCCTTCTGGTACTGCCATAATTGTTGAAGCTTTGACTGACAATAAAAACAGAACTGCTGGTGAAATAAGGCATATTTTTGATAGGCATGGTGGTAGTTTAGGAGCAGCTGGTTCTGTTACGTGGATGTTTGACAAAGTCGGAATTATAATTGTTGAAAAAGATAATTCTATTGATGAAGACGAGTTAGCGATGGTTGCAATAGATGCCGGCGCGCAAGACTTTTCTGCAGAAGATGAAGAATTCGAAATAATCACTGAACCTTCAAATTTTCAAGAAGTAAAAGAAGCGATTGAAAAAGCGGGGTATAAGATTTCAGAAGCAGAAGTTACTATGCTTCCTAAAAATACTATACAACTAAGTCCTGAAGACTATGAGAAATTCGAAAAATTAATTGACAAATTAGAGGAAAATGACGATGTACAAAACGTTTATCACAATGTGGAAATAGAAGACGAAAATGACGAATAAAAGAAAGAGATAGAAGAGGCTACATTTCTTCTATCTCTTTCTTTTCTTTTTCTGTTAAAACTTTATGTAAGTCTAAGTTGATTATTAATCTGTCGTTTAAATTGATAATAGATGTTATATACTCTTTCCCAATTCCTTTTATTATGTCTGGAGCTTCTTGGATGGAACTATCGTCTATATGTAAAACTTCTGTTACTGAGTCTACGATGAAACCTACTGGTCTGTTAGTGACATTTACTACAATAATCCGATTGTTGTCATTTTTTTCTGATAAAGGCAAATTAAAACGCTTTTTTAAATCTACAATAGGAATAACTGTTCCTCTTAGATTAGTTATGCCTTCTACAAAAGAAGGGGCATCAGGTACTTTAATAATCGTCTGAAGCCGTATAATTTCTATTACCTGATTAATGTCTACGCAAAAGTCTTCATTGTTTAATTTAAAAACTACAATTTGATTTGCCACTTTATCATCTCCTCCCTTATAGATATTATTCGATATTTTTTGACAAAATCCTGCAAAGAGAATAAATTTTTTAAAATTGGTTATAATTACATAAAACAGGAGGAGATGCTATGAAAAAGTTAATTTCCTATAAATTGGTTATGATATATTTGTTAGCTATATTTATAGGAGTGATGGTTGGGTATTTAATTAACGTTAAAGATAGGGAGCAGCAAAAAACAGAAAAAAATATAACTTATGAACAGAAGATTACTTCTCAGCAAGAAGCTCTTGCCAAAAAATTAATTTCTCAAAGTAAACTTATATTTGAAACTAAATATCTTGAAAATGGAGAAATAGTGCGTGAAGTTCAAAATTTAACCCCTTCTCTTTATGGAAAAAGCAAGGAAGAAATTGCAAAGATATATAGTAGTTGGAAAGTTAAAAGTTTTGATGAAGAGGAAATAGTTCTCTATAGAGAAAAAGAAGGGTTGCCTGCAGATTATTATATAATTTCTAGTATAAATGGATATGTGGTTTTATTAAAAAGTGACGGAAATGGCAATAAGGAAATTGTAGAGAAAACCGACATACCACTGGACAGTTTAACACCTTTTGACAGAGAAAGAGTGATGGAAAATATAATTACAAAAGACAAAGACGAAGCATACCAAATATTAGCAAATTTAAGCTCTTAAGTTCTCCTATGTTTTTAGGAGAACTTTTTCTTGTTTATAAAGGTCATTGATGTTAAAATAAATAAAAGGAGAGGGGATATAATGAGGGTATTAGGGATAGATCCTGGAATTGCCATAATGGGCTATGGTATAATAGATTACAAATCCAATAAGTTTACTGTTATAGACTACGGTGCAGTTACTACAAAAGCTGGTATTGATAAGGCTTTGCGCCTACACGATATATATAATGGAATTATATCACTTATAAAATCATACAGCCCTGATGTAGTGGCTATAGAAGAGCTTTTTTACAATAAAAACGCAAAGACTGTCATAACTATTGGAGAATCCAGAGGAGTTTCTATTTTAGCCGCTGTCAATTCGGGAATAAAGGTTTTTGAATATACTCCTTTGCAAGTTAAACAAGCAGTGGTAGGGTACGGAAGAGCAGATAAACATCAAGTTCAACAAATGGTGAAGGCTTTATTAGATCTTGAGGAAATTCCTAGACCTGACGATGTAGCTGATGCCTTGGCAGTTGCTATATGCCATTGTCACAGTAACAATATGATTGAAAAGCTGGGGTATTCAAGATGATTGAGTATGTTAGAGGGATAATTGAAGATATTGGACAAGATTACGTAGTGATTGACTTTATGGGTATAGGTATAAAGGTTTTTGTTCCCTTTTCTACTTTAAAAGTTTTACCTTCTAAAGGAAATATAACCAAGCTTTATACATATTTACAGGTGAGAGAAGATGGTTTTCAAATTTTTGGCTTTAAAACAAAAGAAGAGCTAGATTTGTTTGAAAAATTATTGTCTGTTAGTGGTGTAGGGCCGAAAGGAGCTTTGTCTATTTTGTCCGTGGTTTCTATTGACAATTTTGTAAAAGCAGTTAACGCAGGCGATTATAAAGCTCTTACAGTAGCTCCGGGAATAGGCAAAAAGACTGCTGAGAGAATTATTTTGGAATTAAAAGATAAGCTTCCAAAAGAAATAGTTTTTGAAGGTGATAATAATTTTTCAAATGAGGCTTTAGAAGCTTTATTAGCGTTGGGTTACACCAAGAGTGAAGCTATTTATGCTTTGGCAGATATCACCTGTGATAGCGTAGAAGATGCTGTAAAGCAAGCTTTGAAAAAATTAATGAAATAGGGTGAATTAAATGGAGGAAAGAATACTAACTCAAAATTTTACACAGGAAGATGCCTCCGAATACAGTTTGCGTCCTAGGTGGCTTTCTGAGTATATAGGTCAGCAAAAGATAAAAGAGGAATTAAAAATTTACATAGAAGCCGCTAAGATGAGGAAAGAGCCCCTTGACCATGTCCTATTATATGGTCCTCCTGGCCTTGGGAAAACGACTTTAGCCACAGTAATTTCTAATGAAATGGGAGTAGGAATAAAAATAACCTCAGGTCCTGCTATAGAAAAGTCGGGAGATTTGGCAGCAATTTTGACTAATTTACAGGAAAATGACATACTTTTTATAGATGAGATTCACAGGCTTAATAGAAGTGTAGAAGAGATTCTATATCCTGCAATGGAAGACTTTGAATTGGATATAGTAATAGGAAAAGGTCCAAGTGCCAGGTCTATAAGGCTTAGCCTTCCACGTTTTACTTTAATTGGTGCTACCACAAGAGCTGCGCTTATGACTTCTCCTTTGAGAGACAGATTCGGGGTTATAAACCGTTTGGATTACTATTCTGTGGAGGAATTAAAAGAAATAATTAAAAGGTCAGCGAATATTTTAAACATTGGAATTGATGAAAAGGCCGCTTTGGAGATTGCTAAAAGGTCACGGGGGACTCCCAGAATTGCCAATAGACTTTTAAAACGGGTGAGAGATTTCGCACAAGTAAGAGGAAATGGATACATTGATTTTAAAACTTCCAAAGAAGCTTTAGACGTATTAGGTGTAGATGAGATAGGATTAGAATACATTGATAGAAAGATTTTGGTTTCTATTATAGAAAAGTTTGGGGGTGGTCCTGTAGGAATCGATGCTATTGCTGCATCAATAGGAGAAGATGGGGATACAATAGAGGATGTTTATGAACCTTATCTTTTGCAAATAGGTTTTTTAAACAGGACTCCGCGAGGGAGAGTTGTTACAAAATTGGCTTATGATTACCTTAAATATCCTTATATAGAACAGGGGAGGATAGAAGGTGTTTGATAGTTTTGGCAAAATGTTGATATTTATGGGAGCTATATTAATTTTAATAGGGGTGCTTTTTTCCGTGGGTTCAAAAATTGGCTTAGGACGTTTGCCGGGAGATATAGTTTATCAAAAAGGAAATTTCACTTTTTATTTTCCTATTATGACAAGCCTTTTATTAAGTCTGTTTTTAACATTAATTTTTTGGCTTTTTAGAAGATAATTTTTTGTCTATTGAAAAAAATTTGATTTAAAGGTATAATCAGTACCATGTTCGTATGCTATAGATTTATAAAATAAGTTTTTTATGGACAAATTATAAACAAAACAATAAAAGGATGGAGTAAGATATGAAGCGCAGTGAGTTTTACTTTGAACTACCAGAAGAATTAATTGCACAAGAACCTTTAGAAGACAGAGCAAGTTCTCGATTAATGATTTTAAATAAAAAAACCGGTGAAATAGAACATGATATTTTTAAAAACATAACAAAATATTTAAAACCAGGGGATTGTTTAGTACTCAATAACACTAAAGTAATTCCTGCACGCCTTATTGGAAGAAGAGAAGACTCGGGTGGAAAAATAGAATTTGTTCTTTTAAAAAGAATATCCAATAATGAATGGGAAATATTAGTAAAACCCGGAAGGCGAGCCAAAATAGGGTCAAAATTTGTGTTTGGAAATGGAGAGTTAATAGCAGAAATTTTGGATACTACAGATGTAGGGGGAAGGATAGTAAGATTTTATTATGAAGGAGTATTTGAAGAAGTATTGGATAAATTAGGCGAAATGCCTGTTCCCCCTTATATCAAGAAAAAATTAAAAAATAAAGACAGATACCAAACTGTTTACGCAAAATATGAAGGTTCTGCAGCTGCTCCTACTGCAGGGCTTCATTTCACAGAAGAGTTATTAGAAAAAATAAGGCAAATGGGAGTAAAAACTGTTTTTATTACTCTTCACGTAGGGTTAGGTACTTTTAGACCTGTAAAGGAAGAAGTAATTGAAAATCATAAAATGCATGAAGAATTTTACATTGTTACAAAAGAAGCAGCTGAGGAAATAAATGAGACTAGGAAAAGTGGAGGAAGAATCATAGCAGTCGGTACGACTTCTACTCGAACTCTTGAAACAGTTGCTGATGAAGATGGTTATATAAAAGAAAAAAGTGGTTGGACTGATATTTTTATATATCCTGGTTACAAATTTAAAGCTATTGACGGCATGATAACAAATTTTCACTTACCTGAGTCTACTCTAATTATGATGGTGTCAGCTTTTGCTGGTAAGGAAAACATAATGAGGGCTTATAAAATAGCCGTTGAAAAGAAATATAGATTTTTTAGCTTTGGAGATGCAATGCTTATAATTTGAGCAGAATAGGAGGATATAATGGCAGCGATTAAATATCGGCTCATCAAAAAAGATAGCAGAACAAATGCGAGATTAGGAATATTAGAGACTCCACATGGAATTATAGAAACGCCTGTGTTTATGCCAGTAGGAACACAAGCAACTGTAAAATCTATGACTCCTGAAGAATTAAAGGAAATTGGAGCGACGATTATTTTAAGCAACACTTATCATCTTTATCTAAGGCCGGGGCATAAGATTATAGAAAAAGCTGGTGGCCTTCATAAATTTATGAATTGGGATAGAGCAATTTTAACAGACAGTGGAGGATTTCAAGTTTTTAGCTTGAATTCTTTAAGAAAAATTACAGAAGACGGTGTAGAATTTAGGTCTCATATAGATGGCTCTAGGCACTTTTTTACTCCCGAAAAAGTAATAGAAATACAAAATGCTTTAGGTTCGGATATAATGATGTCTTTTGACGAGTGTGCACCTTATCCTGCAGATTACGATTATGTAAAAAAATCTATGGAACTTACTATTAAATGGGCTGAAAGGGGAAAAAGAGCCCACAAAAATACTGAAAAACAAGCTCTTTTTGGAATTGTCCAAGGAGGGACCTATGAAGATTTAAGAAAAGAGTGTGCTCAAAGATTAGTAGATATGGATTTTCCTGGATACTCTATAGGTGGATTAAGCGTAGGAGAACCAAAGAATGTAATGTACGACATTGTAGATTTAACTACAGAATATTTACCTGAAGACAAACCGAGATATCTTATGGGGGTGGGAAGTCCTGATGACCTTATAGAGGGAGTAATACGAGGAGTTGATATGTTTGACTGCGTGCTTCCGACGAGAATTGCTAGAAATGGGACAGTTTTTACCAGCAAGGGCAAATTAATAGTAAGAGATGCTCCTTATGCGGAGGACTTTTCTCCTTTAGACGAAGAATGTGATTGTTATACTTGTAGAAATTATTCAAGAGCCTATATAAGACATTTATTTAAGGCTAACGAAATTTTAGCAGCAAGGCTTGCAACTATACACAACCTATATTTCCTTATTAAATTGATGGAGAGGATAAGGGAAGCTATAAGGCAAGACCGGCTGCTTGAATTTAAAAAACAATTTTTTAAAAAATATGGTTATAAGGAGGAGTATTGATGAATCCCGAAACGACTTACGTAATTGTTCAGATGCTTATTTTTGTTGCAATCTTTTACTTTTTATTGATTTTACCTCAACAAAGGCGACAAAAGAAAGAGAGAGAAATGCTGGATTCTTTAAAACCAGGTGATGAGATTATTACAAAAAGTGGTTTTTATGGTAAAATTCTAAACATAAAAGATGATGTGATAACATTAGAAATGGGTGCAGATAAGGTAAGGCTCAAGATTGCAAAGTGGGCAGTAGGTGGAGTTGTAAGTTCTGCCAGTGACAAAAGCGATAAAGAAGAGAAATGATAAGATGCGGTTTGCCGCATCTTTTTTATGTACTATGTTTAAGATAAAAAGCATACATATTAGTAAGAAAACTGTGGGGGTGAGACTTTGAAAGGAAGGTTTGGTGTGGAAAAGGGAACTGGCATAAATATTACTGGAATTTTTACAGGGGTTTTAATAGCATACATTATCACTCTTAGTTTTTTCATAATTTACGCTTTGCTTTTGACTTTTACAGCCGTATCTGAACTAACTTTACCTACCCTTACTTTGTTGATAACTATAACAGGCATAGTTTTATCAGGTGCTTTATCAGCAAGGCATACTACTAGCAAAGGATGGTTAAATGGAGGAATTGCTGGTATTTTATATGTAACTGTTATGTTGATTTTGGGAGCATTTTTTGTAAAAGAATTAGAGCCTACTTCTTCTTGGGCAGTAAAATACGCTTGGGGAGCTATTTTAGGAGCTTTAGGTGGTATGATAGGTATCAATTTATAGCTTTAATTCCTTCTCTTTATGTGTTATAATAAATCAGGAAGAGGAGGGAAGAAAAATGAAGCGTGTTATAACAATTAACAGGCCAACGTTAAAAAATAGCTTAAAAAAGCCAGGTTGCGGCGAATGCCAGGCATCCTGTCAGTCTGCTTGTAAAACCTCTTGTACTGTAGCAAACCAAGAGTGTCAATATTAATACATATTACTCAAATGGCAGTAAAGTGTAATTACTGCCATTTAAACTTGCAATGGAGGTTAAAAAATGTCAGAGCTAATGCATAAATTTAAAAGACTGGGAATGAATATTGTAGTAGATCCGGTAAGTGGCTCTATCCATGTGGTAGACGATATTATTTATGATATTTTGGACTTTTATGAAAATCACTCAAAAGAAGAAATTGTAAATTTACTTCAGCATAAATATAAAAAAGAAGATATACTGGAAGCTATTGCAGAAATTGATGAATTAAAAGAAAAAGGGTTATTATTTTCAGAAGATATATATAAAGATATTCCAGTGTCGAGAAATGATTCTGTTATAAAAGCGATGTGTTTAAATGTTGCTCACGATTGCAATTTAAGGTGCAAATATTGTTTTGCTTCTACTGGGGATTTTAAAGGTAGCCGCAAGTTGATGGATTTTGAGACGGGCAAAAAAGCAATTGATTTTTTAATAAAAAGTTCTGGGAAAAGGCGAAACATTGAAGTTGATTTTTTTGGCGGTGAACCCCTTTTAAATTTTGAGGTAGTCAAGCAGTTAGTAGAATATGGAAAAGAAAAGGCGAAAGAAAATAAAAAAGTAATTAAATTTACCATAACAACCAATGCGGTTTTGCTGGATGATGAGAAAATAAAGTATTTTAATAAAAATTTTTCTAATGTGGTACTTAGTTTGGATGGAAGAAAAGAAGTAAATGACAGCATGAGGATACGTGTAGACAGCAGTGGAAGTTATGATACAATAGTTCCAAAAATAAAAAAATTCGTTGAATCAAGAGGGAAAAAAGAATACTATGTGAGAGGGACTTTTACAGCAAAAAATTTGGATTTTGCTAATGATGTGTTGCATATTGCTGATTTGGGAGTTTATGAAATATCTGTAGAGCCGGTAGTTGAAAAAGAAGATAAAGACTATACATTAAAGGAAGAGCATTTAGAGAGAATTTTAAATGAATATGACAGATTAGCAGAAGAATATGTAAAGAGATACGAAGAAGGAAGGCCTTTTTCTTTTTATCATTTTAAAATAGATTTAGAAGGAGGGCCTTGCATTAAAAAAAGACTTCAAGGCTGTGGTGCTGGTTTT contains:
- the scfB gene encoding thioether cross-link-forming SCIFF peptide maturase; the encoded protein is MSELMHKFKRLGMNIVVDPVSGSIHVVDDIIYDILDFYENHSKEEIVNLLQHKYKKEDILEAIAEIDELKEKGLLFSEDIYKDIPVSRNDSVIKAMCLNVAHDCNLRCKYCFASTGDFKGSRKLMDFETGKKAIDFLIKSSGKRRNIEVDFFGGEPLLNFEVVKQLVEYGKEKAKENKKVIKFTITTNAVLLDDEKIKYFNKNFSNVVLSLDGRKEVNDSMRIRVDSSGSYDTIVPKIKKFVESRGKKEYYVRGTFTAKNLDFANDVLHIADLGVYEISVEPVVEKEDKDYTLKEEHLERILNEYDRLAEEYVKRYEEGRPFSFYHFKIDLEGGPCIKKRLQGCGAGFEYIAVTPDGDIYPCHQFVGIEEFKLGNLEEGITNKELQQKFMESDIYKKEECTKCWARFYCSGGCFANNYNINGDINKPYELACEMQKRRFENAIAIKAYQMLKGEENDNKGI